GCATCCCGCGAGGTGGTACACGACGCCGGCCCGGCGCAGGATCGCATCGACCGCCGGATGGTGTTCCGCGAGGTCCGCGACGACCGCCGATCCGGGAGCGCCGCGGGGCGGCGGCCGGCGGTCGACCCCGCACACGTCCACCCCGTCGGCGGCCAGGCGGCGGACGAGGTGGCGTCCGATGAAGCCGGACGCGCCGGTGACCACAGCCAGGGACACGTCGATCTCCGATCGTGCGAGCGGCGCCCCGCCGCTCTGGACGCGGGACATTAGGGGAGCCTAACCTCACCTGGCCAGTCAACTTTGGGGAGATCCGTGAGGGCAGGCCGCCGTCCTCGCTCGGGCGGGTGGGTCGCCGTCGCCGTGGTCACAGCGGCCACGGTCGTGGTCGTTGCACGCATCGTGGACGGTGCTGCGCTCGCGACAGCGGCGCGTGCGGTGGTCGCTCACCCGCTGAGGCTGACCGCGGTGCTCGCCGCGTACGCCGCGGCGTTCGTCGTCCGCGCGGCGGTGTGGCGCCGGGTGCTACCGCAGCTGCGGTTCGGTCAGGCGCTGGCCGCTCTGCACGTCTCCCTGGCCGGGAACCACGTCCTGCCGTTGCGGCTGGGTGAGCCGTTGCGCGTGGCGAGCGTGGTTCGCCGAGCGGCCGTGCCGCTGCGGCCCGCGGCTGCGTCCGTGGTGACGCTGCGCGCCGCGGACCTCCTCGCGGT
The nucleotide sequence above comes from Actinomycetota bacterium. Encoded proteins:
- a CDS encoding lysylphosphatidylglycerol synthase domain-containing protein codes for the protein MRAGRRPRSGGWVAVAVVTAATVVVVARIVDGAALATAARAVVAHPLRLTAVLAAYAAAFVVRAAVWRRVLPQLRFGQALAALHVSLAGNHVLPLRLGEPLRVASVVRRAAVPLRPAAASVVTLRAADLLAV